From Trichoderma atroviride chromosome 1, complete sequence, one genomic window encodes:
- a CDS encoding uncharacterized protein (EggNog:ENOG41): MTAMRGPRLQVGSTAWIGEERTSALEIVQSEVEEFSYSAHNEIEWLNEHMAAILNENEVNITEAFKTPGKLRGKTPHTARKANATESRVPLSDVFAAASPGIPKNQNPTQTSRIHPAPQLHQVASKTVPISKAASPQRHVFSPQRPPPTRGMQDSGYYGSQDFAATDPSDDAEPEEPEEPEELDEPEDIASPYSDIVLPPGGSSIRRSPARKPVSILPTKSFQTTREDFSARALPNVPSKATQDEPESSSKEPDMDDPYFEAPITSPRKLPMPPKQSDETSEDDHSASEGSSPIRHIVRKSSLNFASLPAREPLNSGKSLGARQSRNSHFDTGNNSRTSYYQRQTGGKSLGNLAKRDLDEEENPGGMEVEGKDLPPLPDAAEVGNSGMNHTKTYTQRLQDQISMLGKPQGSFGQTKQTPNASVAQQNAPQMQSVASPKQTSPEKEPISTTPRASPEDDDDDWIGPPTAVKDNTDMRPLLTKSHTADIMEGLLDKADDDSPQANEPTPHGFFHHSKTMSVSNAPTASAAFMRETVPLSKAISTSSLVASQDDMAETPSKSLPRNFRDSPLKQVKNKLSSILKGSRGLLASNVEGKSLTSPSVTRLGLHAGQSSESVFMRPQDFESQPTEPTSPIKPIARRTRASTEREKEQKRRENEVKRMEEQMDKLDKAREKEREKARAFTQEQEKVATMEKEVASRKQDERVAIKATPNPAKRSQSSPRKMRAGEEPEWRQADRDTDMSDAQPPMPPPSSTKPTLPGQAARGKDNKRPVKPSKDLTSKTKAPPNCY, translated from the exons ATGACTGCAATGCGAGGCCCGCGTCTCCAGGTCGGGTCTACGGCCTGGATCGGCGAAGAACGGACGTCTGCACTGGAGATTGTGCAATCCGAAGTAGAGGAATTCTCCTACTCTGCTCACAATGAGATTGAATGGCTTAATGAGCACATGGCCGCAATTTTGAACGAAAACGAAGT TAATATCACAGAAGCGTTCAAAACTCCAGGAAAGCTTAGGGGCAAAACCCCCCATACGGCTCGAAAAGCTAATGCGACAGAGTCTCGAGTG CCTCTATCCGACGTCTTTGCAGCGGCATCACCAGGCATCCCGAAAAACCAAAACCCGACTCAAACCAGCCGGATCCATCCTGCTCCCCAACTTCATCAAGTCGCGTCGAAGACGGTACCGATATCTAAAGCTGCATCCCCACAACGACATGTATTCTCTCCCCAACGACCACCCCCTACCCGAGGAATGCAAGACTCTGGTTATTATGGGAGCCAGGACTTTGCTGCCACGGATCCAAGTGATGACGCCGAACCGGAGGAGCCTGAGGAACCGGAGGAACTCGACGAACCCGAAGACATTGCAAGCCCCTATAGCGATATTGTATTGCCGCCCGGTGGATCTTCAATAAGACGAAGCCCAGCTCGAAAACCAGTTTCAATATTACCTACAAAATCTTTCCAAACGACAAGAGAGGATTTCTCAGCGCGCGCTCTACCAAATGTACCATCCAAGGCTACTCAAGACGAGCCAGAGTCATCATCCAAAGAGCCAGATATGGATGATCCGTACTTTGAGGCACCTATTACGTCTCCCAGAAAGCTGCCCATGCCTCCTAAGCAGTCCGATGAAACATCGGAGGATGACCATTCCGCATCTGAAGGGTCAAGCCCCATCAGGCATATTGTTCGAAAGAGTAGCTTAAACTTTGCTTCTTTACCAGCTAGAGAGCCACTTAACTCGGGCAAGAGTTTGGGAGCGAGACAATCTCGGAACAGTCATTTCGATACTGGCAATAATAGCAGAACAAGCTACTACCAAAGACAAACTGGCGGTAAAAGCCTCGGGAATCTCGCTAAGCGGGAtttggatgaagaggagaatcCTGGCGGCATGGAGGTAGAAGGAAAAGACCTTCCACCTCTCCCCGATGCTGCTGAAGTAGGAAATTCAGGCATGAATCACACAAAGACATATACGCAGAGATTACAAGATCAAATCAGCATGCTAGGTAAACCTCAAGGCAGCTTTGGACAAACTAAGCAGACACCAAATGCGTCGGTAGCACAGCAAAACGCTCCACAGATGCAATCTGTTGCAAGCCCAAAGCAGACATCTCCTGAAAAAGAGCCGATCTCCACGACACCACGAGCTTCCcccgaagatgacgatgatgattggATCGGGCCGCCGACGGCGGTCAAGGACAATACGGACATGAGGCCGCTGTTGACCAAGAGCCATACAGCTGACATTATGGAAGGCCTCCTTGACAAGGCCGATGACGACTCGCCCCAAGCTAATGAACCAACACCACACGGTTTTTTTCACCATTCAAAGACGATGTCTGTCTCAAATGCACCTACTGCTTCGGCTGCCTTTATGAGAGAAACCGTGCCTCTTTCCAAGGCGATTTCGACTTCCAGCTTAGTAGCATCACAAGATGATATGGCCGAGACACCCTCCAAATCACTCCCGCGAAACTTCCGAGATAGTCCTTTAAAGCAGGTCAAGAATAAGCTTTCGTCTATTTTGAAGGGCTCTCGCGGCCTTCTTGCTAGCAACGTGGAAGGAAAGTCCTTGACGTCGCCTTCTGTTACCCGCTTGGGCCTTCATGCTGGGCAATCTTCCGAATCGGTCTTTATGAGGCCACAGGACTTCGAATCTCAACCGACTGAACCTACGAGCCCAATAAAACCGATTGCGCGCCGGACAAGGGCTTCTACAGAACGTGAGAAGGAACAAAAACGTCGCGAGAACGAAGTTAAGCGCATGGAAGAGCAGATGGATAAGCTTGACAAGGCACGCGAAAAGGAGCGTGAAAAGGCTCGAGCATTTacccaagagcaagagaaggTTGCTACCATGGAAAAGGAAGTTGCTTCCAGGAAACAAGACGAGCGCGTGGCGATCAAGGCAACTCCTAACCCAGCAAAGAGAAGCCAATCCAGCCCTCGCAAGATGAGAGCGGGAGAGGAACCGGAATGGAGACAGGCCGATCGAGATACAGACATGTCTGACGCACAACCCCCCATGCCCCCGCCATCCTCTACTAAACCTACTCTTCCTGGCCAAGCAGCACGTGGCAAGGATAACAAGCGGCCAGTGAAACCGAGTAAAGATTTGACTTCAAAGACGAAAGCCCCCCCCAACTGTTATTAG
- a CDS encoding uncharacterized protein (EggNog:ENOG41) has translation MERKRIAAQEEQRKQDQQRRLELERHRQQEEEKKSVQRQAAIEKAKQTRAPPPAPRSQPNGPPDTTLGQQKSASSKAEGQPARPPSRLAGMRDDSSRPFNSMLSNAAKAGAKRTLGAETSDNNNYSRPPPSRGGPAYQTKDSKRRRTSEHEDDELGAENPPNIKGPPVRPSTGFKKDLPSKSAFQNGYGVAPHSATRDLFKAAVTAQHNSHMKAAHPLDMAQISKGPIPFAPSSNAAAGSSFKTPARPGQLVNPKSSVKRPSPRPQTGDSIELPEIQTDDEDDDDEPHGMNVAAWADSPDLRQALMRQETMDPSQIFGPPAPLIMEEVFSKSKDKWHKFRQRTSSANWSGLDRLTEDDIRKDMVARNKLRRDGGWSYEMSKDML, from the exons atggagaggaagagaattgCGGCACAAGAGGAGCAACGAAAACAGGATCAACAGCGGCGCCTTGAACTGGAGCGACACAGGcaacaggaagaagagaagaagtcggtCCAACGGCAGGCCGCtattgaaaaggccaagcagACAAGAGCACCGCCCCCAGCCCCACGATCGCAGCCAAACGGTCCACCCGATACAACCTTGGGCCAACAGAAGTCGGCATCCTCTAAAGCTGAGGGCCAGCCTGCTCGGCCACCCTCACGACTAGCTGGCATGCGGGATGATTCTAGCAGGCCATTCAACTCCATGCTATCAAATGCCGCCAAGGCGGGCGCCAAACGGACTTTGGGGGCAGAGACGAGTGACAACAACAACTATTCAAGGCCCCCTCCTTCGCGAGGCGGACCGGCCTACCAGACTAAGGATTCTAAGAGACGCCGAACTAGCGAAcacgaagatgatgagctggGTGCGGAAAACCCCCCCAACATTAAAGGTCCGCCAGTGAGGCCGTCAACGGGATTTAAAAAG GATCTACCATCGAAGTCTGCCTTCCAAAATGGATACGGGGTTGCACCGCATAGTGCCACCCGAGATCTATTCAAGGCCGCCGTCACAGCTCAGCACAATAGTCACATGAAGGCCGCCCATCCTCTAGATATGGCGCAAATCTCAAAGGGCCCAATCCCCTTTGCGCCCAGCTcgaatgccgctgctgggTCTTCATTCAAAACTCCTGCTCGGCCTGGGCAACTCGTGAATCCCAAGTCGAGCGTGAAGAGGCCTTCACCACGGCCCCAGACTGGCGATTCTATTGAGCTTCCCGAAATTCAGacagatgacgaagatgacgatgacgaacCTCATGGAATGAATGTGGCTGCTTGGGCTGATTCGCCTGATTTGCGTCAAGCTCTCATGAGGCAAGAGACGATGGACCCATCTCAAATCTTTGGTCCGCCAGCGCCCTTGATCATGGAAGAGGTCTTTAGCAAGAGTAAAGACAAGTGGCACAAGTTCCGCCAAAGGACATCCAGTGCCAACTGGAGCGGTCTGGATCGTCTGACTGAGGACGATATTAGAAAGGACATGGTGGCTCGTAACAAGCTGCGgcgagatggaggatggTCTTATGAGATGAGCAAGGATATGCTATAA
- a CDS encoding uncharacterized protein (EggNog:ENOG41): protein MDSFLRRPKRKSTHADATPELETTLEDGEESTEVKLAMLSSLHPLVEQERLLDVLLAHDGSVSQASESLKSFRPGVKKSAAIGYQQSLRQYAKPSQDAPVSSPKKKIKKGSTLHLYDPKDVAEHTPCTIIHNFLPTELADQLLTELLDEAKTFEQITFKLFENIVTSPHTSCLFLESYEKIQEQKHDYFYNGGMLNDVRQLTPTLAKVKPIVQEQVNDQIESRIKACYPGGKKLKHQPSKPWVPNAAFVNCYDGAQQSVGWHSDHLTYLGPRAVIGSISLGVAREFRVRKILPRDAETKRPDDADGEGQISIHLPHNSLLVMHAEMQEEWKHSISPALSIDPHPIAGNKRINITYRDYRAEMHPSLTPRCRCNVPCVLRVVQRKKENHGKYFWMCYANAIPDQQGCAFFQWAEFDDEGVPIRQKGTAKLPQRSHPI, encoded by the exons ATGGACTCTTTTCTCAGGCGTCCAAAGCGAAAATCGACCCATGCTGACGCTACACCAGAATTGGAAACCACattggaagatggcgaggaatCAACTGAAGTCAAGCTTGCTATGCTCTCCTCGTTACACCCCCTTGTTGAACAGGAAAGGCTTTTGGATGTCCTCTTGGCCCACGATGGCTCCGTTAGTCAAGCATCAGAATCTCTCAAGTCTTTTCGCCCCGGGGTGAAGAAGAGTGCTGCCATAGGATACCAACAATCTCTGAGACAGTACGCAAAACCTAGTCAAGATGCACCGGTGTCAtcaccgaagaagaagataaaaaagggcAGCACGCTCCATTTGTACGATCCAAAAGACGTTGCAGAGCACACGCCATGTACCATTATACACAATTTCCTACCGACCGAGCTGGCAGACCAACTCCTGACAGAGTTGTTGGATGAGGCGAAAACATTTGAGCAAATCACTTTCAAATTGTTTGAGAATATTGTGACTAGCCCGCACACATCCTGTCTATTTCTCGAGTCATACGAGAAAATCCAAGAACAGAAACATGATTACTTTTACAATGGAGGCATGCTTAAT GATGTGCGTCAGCTCACTCCAACACTCGCTAAAGTGAAGCCAATCGTCCAAGAGCAGGTCAACGACCAAATTGAGTCTCGCATCAAGGCTTGTTACCCTGGAGGCAAGAAACTCAAGCACCAACCATCCAAACCATGGGTGCCGAATGCTGCATTTGTCAACTGCTATGACGGTGCACAGCAAAGCGTAGGATGGCACAGTGACCATCTTACTTATCTAGGTCCCCGTGCAGTTATCGGATCCATCTCTCTAGGTGTAGCACGAGAATTTCGCGTCCGTAAGATTTTACCCCGAGACGCAGAAACAAAGCGGCCAGACGATGCAGATGGCGAGGGCCAAATATCAATACACCTGCCACATAACTCTCTACTTGTGATGCACGCAGAGATGCAAGAAGAATGGAAACATTCCATCTCACCTGCCCTATCAATTGATCCACATCCAATCGCCGGGAACAAGCGCATAAATATCACGTATCGAGATTATCGGGCAGAGATGCATCCATCACTCACCCCGAGATGCCGCTGCAATGTTCCCTGCGTGCTTCGAGTGGTGCAAcggaaaaaggaaaaccaTGGGAAATATTTTTGGATGTGCTATGCCAACGCTATTCCAGACCAACAAGGGTGTGCCTTCTTTCAATGGGCTGAATTTGACGACGAAGGAGTCCCTATTCGCCAAAAAGGGACGGCGAAGCTGCCTCAACGCAGTCATCCtatataa